In the Uranotaenia lowii strain MFRU-FL chromosome 1, ASM2978415v1, whole genome shotgun sequence genome, gtgaaaatgtgagcagggcttttgttttgtgaacagcttttgaactacttgcgtgattctttgccgcgcgccgtttcaatgttgataggaagcgatgaagaaacccatcgcattcctacccacattgaaacacggacgggtcgaacacatgagattgtgtccgaccgggcaatgtttcatgttctttctaaatattctaccttgaattttcacaactcgccgaaatgccaaaaattaaaataagaatatatcccggcggcgattaaaataagataataaaaacTAATCATGGTAAGTTTTTTACCTGATTggatatttattttagaatccaGATTTCAATTAAGCTCTGTGTTTTGgaaacgtttattttaaataagcttagaaattcatttgaaacaaatttctagttcaaaataaagagcataattttgaaaaaaaaattatcaatgacttaccgaaaatttgaaactttcttTCATTCTggtatgatttaaaaatttgtttttttatcagtccaatttatttttagtttgtttgtttgtttgttgtttttaaaattgaattgaatttgaaattcgaacccccccccccccatggggGGGTGTAGCAGTCgctcgtttgaaaattttagaacataAGATCCAATTCTCGAAATCGACCAAACTAAATTGGATCCGCCTTAATGTACTCTCTGTTTGATTCCTTTTTCAATCCGATCAACCGATTGGTCGATTTGTGGCTCAGGATGGCTCGCTTTACAGTCGATTTCGACAATGGttcgaaaagttttggaaaGAGACGGATAGGACCAAAGAAAGTATGTAAAACGCGCCGCTCGCTAGATTCGTAAGTTTCCCGAAGATTTCTAAAGAATGCTCGGGAAATGACGTACTTCCGCTAAGGTTGTAGGTCCGAGGTCATTGGCCCTGAACTGAGGATACACGCTGCAGTTCACTTTGATCTCGGCAGTTATCGCGAGTGGAAGTCAGTTGATCGCGTttagaattctttttaaaaaaaacttagagtTTTGAAACGGTAATATAAGTGGCGAATATTAAGATTCCGAagcttatttcatttatttttatttcccagCTAGTGCCAATATAGCTGGTAAGAATAGGGCTAGATTAACAGTGCGtgtttttaactaaaatccAGGTAAAGTCGTGCTAAATCTTGAACCATTCACCGTGCGTGTGCTAACCATTATGCCGTATGGCCATACATAGTTTCGCCCTACAATCAGCTAACGAGGCCTTCCACTATACGTCAACCGGAATTGCCGAAGATCAGCGGAAGAACCAACGGGACGCCAGCGACAGCCGCCACCCACGCTATCGTTCACGCCACGGTTCAAACCATCCGACCAACATCCAATTCTGCCAAGCTACCAGGGGAGCAGAATCAGCCAGCAGCATTTGTTCTGCCAGCCATCCGTCTACGTCACACTCCATCCCAGCTTACCATCAATCACCGAGAGCGAATCGCCGCCGGTCGGCTACGTCATCGTTCGATCAGCCGAGAGCCGGAGTCGTAAGTAGAGCCGAGAACAAGACATCTTCTGGTGAGTCGATGACCATTGCATTGTTTCTTTTCTCTTTGGGCTTTGCAGCGCGGACTGCGATACATCGACCACGCTGTACTCTCTATATGGTGCAGCGTGGGGTTTTCTTAGCGTCCATGAAAGACGCCACTGAAATTTGCGcatattaaaaatcatgatttttcggATCCTGTAAATTCAGGCCCAACATTAAATATTCGGCTGTGTGGAGCATAAAGTATGCATACGTAATTTATAGACGCCCACACAGCCCATCTCTACCACTCGAGTGCCGGCAGCGTTACGCTTTTCTGCCGGACAAGATATGGCCCGTTAGCACCAACGGTTCAAGCTTGAAATTATTTCTTTGCACGCACTGGATTAGGAGgagaaaaataagaagaattaGAAGATAGATGATTAAGATTAATCCCATGTATATTACACTCTATGAATTATACACACATGAAACGAAGTAcacaatttgaaattcactTACCGTTAAGAATAAAAGTTTAAACATCGATGTAATCCCACAAATAAAGTACTTAAATTCCTCCGAATAAATGTTTTAAGTAGAGAAATTTTGATGTCTCGTCACTTTCGCGTAACGAATTCCTTGCCCGACGCCACGTGCGTCAATTTGAATTGGGCTTTTCTGTTTCCACGACCGAAACGTGTTGGTTTAGAGTGTTCTGAGGCCCAATGATGAGTAACTCAGGTATGAGTGACTTCTCACCGTATATTTTTTAGGAATCTTGGGGTGATTTAGGCATTCTAATGAAGTGAGTCCAAGATCTTTTCTTGAGTTTTACACCACATTCATTGTCAGCCTATCTGAATCGGTCCTTATAACATTTCTGACTATCTTCGGGACCTGCCCAGAAGagagtctcagccgggcaaACAAACCGTGGTGTGTAGTCTCCGGAAACGGAGTGGCGCAAAAGCTATACGCTTAAAGGGGATCGACCAGAGCAGGCTACATTTTGG is a window encoding:
- the LOC129739529 gene encoding uncharacterized protein LOC129739529 yields the protein MAIHSFALQSANEAFHYTSTGIAEDQRKNQRDASDSRHPRYRSRHGSNHPTNIQFCQATRGAESASSICSASHPSTSHSIPAYHQSPRANRRRSATSSFDQPRAGVRGLRYIDHAVLSIWCSVGFS